In one window of Dokdonia sp. PRO95 DNA:
- a CDS encoding cysteine desulfurase encodes MLDVKKIRNDFPILKREVNGNPLIYFDNAATSQTPQVVIDAIVDYYSNYNANIHRGVHSLSQEATDAYEEARIKIQKHFNAAKPYEIILTAGTTHAINLVAHGFASILKEGEEVLVSALEHHSNIVPWQMLCEKTGAILKVIPQTESGELDMDAFAKALSPNLKLVFVNHVSNALGTINPIEHIIEEAHKVGAAVLIDGAQATPHIKPDVQALDADFYVCSAHKICGPTGVGILYGKEEWLTKLPPYQGGGEMIDQVSFEKTTYAGLPHKFEAGTPNICGGIATAAGLDYMNTIGFDNIASYEDELLQYGTKKLLEIEGLKIYGTSAHKTAVISFNVGNIHPYDIGTILDKLGIAVRTGHHCAQPIMEYYKIPGTVRASFSFYNTKEEIDTFVTGLKRAVTMLS; translated from the coding sequence ATGCTAGACGTTAAGAAAATACGCAATGACTTCCCTATTCTCAAAAGAGAAGTAAATGGAAATCCGCTTATTTATTTTGATAATGCCGCCACTTCACAAACACCACAAGTGGTTATAGATGCTATTGTAGACTACTACTCAAACTATAATGCAAATATCCATCGCGGCGTACACTCACTTTCTCAAGAAGCAACAGACGCTTATGAGGAGGCGCGTATTAAAATTCAAAAGCATTTTAACGCAGCAAAGCCTTACGAGATCATTCTCACTGCAGGAACTACACATGCTATTAATCTTGTGGCACATGGTTTTGCCTCAATACTAAAAGAAGGTGAAGAGGTTTTAGTTTCGGCACTAGAGCACCATAGTAACATTGTACCATGGCAAATGCTTTGCGAAAAAACTGGAGCTATACTTAAAGTAATACCTCAGACAGAAAGTGGTGAGCTGGATATGGACGCTTTCGCGAAAGCGTTATCTCCTAACTTAAAACTAGTCTTTGTAAACCACGTATCTAACGCATTAGGAACTATAAACCCTATAGAGCACATCATTGAGGAAGCTCATAAAGTAGGTGCTGCAGTTCTTATAGATGGCGCACAAGCTACTCCTCACATCAAACCAGATGTACAAGCACTAGACGCCGACTTCTACGTATGTTCTGCACATAAAATTTGCGGCCCTACTGGAGTGGGAATTCTATACGGAAAAGAAGAATGGCTTACTAAACTACCTCCTTATCAAGGTGGTGGCGAGATGATAGATCAAGTAAGTTTTGAAAAAACCACCTATGCTGGTTTACCTCACAAATTTGAAGCCGGAACGCCTAACATTTGTGGAGGGATTGCTACAGCCGCAGGACTCGATTACATGAACACTATAGGCTTCGATAACATAGCGAGCTATGAAGATGAGCTTTTACAGTATGGAACGAAGAAATTACTAGAAATAGAAGGTCTAAAGATTTATGGTACTTCTGCACACAAAACTGCCGTTATTTCTTTTAATGTAGGAAATATACACCCTTATGATATAGGGACGATACTTGACAAACTAGGCATTGCAGTGCGTACTGGTCATCACTGTGCACAGCCTATTATGGAGTATTATAAAATACCAGGAACAGTACGCGCTTCTTTTTCTTTTTATAATACCAAGGAAGAAATAGACACCTTTGTAACTGGATTAAAACGAGCAGTTACCATGCTCTCATAA
- the sufD gene encoding Fe-S cluster assembly protein SufD, whose protein sequence is MSLKDKLVSNHIVLQESIDADSHIYDIRNEAIKTFEAEGFPTKKLENWKYTSLNSILKEDYNIFPSKEAALDFKDVKQYFLNDVDTYKIVFVDGVYSSFLSETTHDGIDVCTMGAALSKPKYKQVIDVYFNKIAKGESMDSLNTAFAKDGAYIYIPKGKVAQKPIQIVHFATGANDAMMLQPRNLIVAEENSEVQIIERHQSLTDKKVLTNVVTEIFADKRALVDYYKIQNDNLSASLVDTTEIEQHKESIVSVHTFSLGGNITRNNLNFYQKGEYMDSILKGITIIEGKQHVDHNTLVHHITPNCESHQDYKGIFADKSVGVFNGKVVVEKEAQKTNAYQSNNNILLDDTATINSKPQLEIFADDVRCSHGCTIGQLDESALFYLQSRGIAEKEGRALLMYAFANTVLSSVKIPQLKDRITKLIAKKIGVNIGFEQ, encoded by the coding sequence ATGAGTTTAAAAGATAAATTAGTAAGTAACCATATCGTACTTCAAGAAAGTATTGATGCAGATTCTCATATATACGACATTCGTAACGAGGCCATCAAGACTTTTGAAGCAGAAGGGTTTCCTACAAAGAAATTAGAAAACTGGAAATACACATCTCTTAACAGCATTCTTAAGGAAGATTACAACATCTTCCCTAGTAAAGAAGCTGCACTAGACTTTAAAGATGTAAAGCAGTATTTTCTTAATGATGTAGACACTTATAAAATCGTTTTTGTAGATGGGGTTTATAGCTCATTTCTTTCAGAAACTACGCATGATGGTATTGATGTATGTACAATGGGTGCAGCACTATCAAAGCCAAAGTACAAACAAGTTATAGACGTTTACTTTAATAAGATTGCAAAGGGTGAATCTATGGATTCTCTTAACACTGCATTTGCAAAAGATGGTGCTTACATTTACATCCCAAAAGGAAAAGTAGCACAAAAGCCTATCCAGATTGTACACTTTGCTACAGGAGCAAATGATGCAATGATGCTACAACCACGTAACCTTATTGTTGCCGAAGAAAATTCTGAAGTACAAATTATAGAGCGCCACCAGAGTCTTACAGACAAGAAAGTGCTTACTAATGTTGTAACAGAAATCTTTGCAGACAAAAGAGCGCTTGTAGATTACTATAAGATTCAGAACGATAACCTAAGTGCTTCCCTTGTAGATACTACAGAGATAGAGCAGCACAAAGAAAGTATTGTTTCTGTACATACTTTTTCTCTAGGTGGAAACATCACTCGTAACAACCTTAACTTTTATCAAAAAGGAGAGTACATGGACTCTATCCTTAAAGGTATTACGATTATAGAAGGAAAACAGCACGTAGACCACAACACACTAGTACACCACATTACCCCTAACTGCGAGAGCCACCAGGATTACAAAGGTATTTTTGCAGATAAATCTGTAGGTGTATTTAATGGGAAAGTAGTTGTTGAGAAAGAAGCTCAAAAAACAAATGCTTACCAATCTAATAACAACATTTTATTAGATGACACTGCAACTATCAACTCAAAACCTCAATTAGAGATTTTTGCAGATGATGTACGTTGTTCTCATGGTTGTACCATAGGTCAACTAGACGAGAGTGCTCTGTTCTATTTACAATCACGTGGTATAGCAGAGAAAGAAGGGCGTGCTTTATTGATGTATGCTTTTGCAAACACAGTGCTGTCAAGTGTAAAAATCCCTCAGTTAAAGGATAGAATCACAAAACTTATTGCTAAGAAAATCGGTGTAAACATCGGCTTCGAGCAATAG